A single window of Nicotiana sylvestris chromosome 3, ASM39365v2, whole genome shotgun sequence DNA harbors:
- the LOC138888624 gene encoding uncharacterized protein — protein sequence MRIDSSCSAVPRRLAPNSPNTLGLPLINWWSGGFPKYARDLSLSSNFLRKMEENGSRVSETCEGGGSNDSLPNTEGLSPDSPDEAPKKRKVMQPRSDAWKHFEKYDDPSGAKRAKCNYCQKTYAAATKGTSSASSGNTTTTVSGYGSFLKRGTMRTKLEFEKHKEVTGGLGTKSELERYLAEDLEPETDDFKILKWWKINEPRFPILAEMARDVLAIPISSVASECAFSTGGRILDSFRSSLTPKLVQSLICLQDWLRSEPIPIKVEEDLEYLELDLADSAKDSTIIDI from the exons ATGAGAATTGACTCTTCATG TTCGGCAGTTCCTCGCCGGCTCGCCCCCAATTCCCCAAATACGCTAGGGCTTCCATTGATAAACTGGTGGAGTGGTGGTTTTCCCAAATACGCTAGGGATCTATCATTGTCGTCAAATTTCTTGCGGAAG ATGGAAGAAAATGGAAGTAGGGTAAGCGAAACCTGCGAAGGTGGGGGTTCGAATGATAGCTTACCTAATACTGAAGGTCTCAGTCCAGACAGTCCTGATGAAGCTCCAAAGAAAAGGAAAGTGATGCAACCTAGATCTGATGCTTGGAAAcattttgagaaatatgatgATCCTAGTGGAGCTAAAAGAGCAAAATGTAACTACTGTCAAAAAACTTATGCTGCTGCTACGAAAG gAACATCATCTGCTTCATCTGGAAACACAACAACTACTGTCAGTGGTTATGGTAGCTTTTTAAAAAGAGGAACAATGAGAACAAAATTAGAATTTGAGAAACATAAGGAAGTGACCGGAGGTTTAGGTACTAAATCAGAGTTAGAAAGATATCTTGCTGAAGATCTTGAGCCTGAAACAGATGACTTTAAAATCTTAAAGTGGTGGAAAATCAATGAGCCTAGATTTCCCATTCTTGCGGAGATGGCTCGTGATGTATTAGCCATTCCTATTTCAAGTGTTGCATCTGAATGTGCATTCAGCACGGGAGGTCGCATTCTTGACTCGTTCAGGAGTTCGTTGACGCCTAAACTGGTGCAATCTCTTATTTGTCTTCAAGATTGGCTTAGAAGTGAACCTATTCCTATTAAAGTTGAGGAAGACTTGGAGTATCTAGAACTTG ATCTGGCTGATAGTGCAAAAGATTCAACTATTATTGACATATAG
- the LOC104214779 gene encoding ACT domain-containing protein DS12, chloroplastic-like — protein sequence MAVAMASCGIISGIHTNLKAIEKLPISSPGLFRGSFGLEPIQRICIAPKRLAFSESTIVPKASSAAAVEDGSSQDTAVPTPKVIIDLDSNPDATVVEVTFGDRLGALVDTMSALKNLGLNVVKANVCLDSSGKHTTLCITNASTGRKVDDPEQLEAIRLTIINNMIEFHPESSALLAMGEVFGAYQPNQKLDVDIATHIHVYDDGPDRSLLYVEAADRPGLIVDLVKIITEINIDVESGEFDTEGLLAKAKFHVSYKNKALIKPLQQVLANSLRYYLRRPTTEESSF from the exons ATGGCTGTGGCTATGGCTTCTTGTGGGATAATTTCTGGGATTCACACTAATTTAAAAGCAATTGAGAAACTGCCAATATCAAGTCCAGGTCTCTTCAGGGGTTCTTTTGGTTTGGAACCTATACAGAGAATATGCATTGCTCCTAAGAG ATTAGCTTTTTCTGAGAGCACAATTGTTCCGAAAGCATCCTCAGCTGCAGCTGTTGAG GATGGAAGTTCCCAAGATACAGCAGTCCCGACGCCTAAAGTCATAATAGATCTGGATTCGAACCCTGATGCAACTGTAGTGGAGGTTACATTTGGTGATCGCCTTGGGGCTCTTGTTGACACG ATGAGTGCACTAAAAAATCTTGGACTAAATGTTGTCAAAGCTAATGTTTGTCTAGATTCATCAGGGAAGCATACTACATTATGCATCACAAATGC TTCTACTGGTAGAAAGGTCGACGATCCAGAGCAACTAGAAGCAATTCGTTTGACAATTATCAACAATATGATTGAGTTCCATCCG GAATCTAGCGCCCTGTTAGCTATGGGTGAAGTCTTTGGTGCTTATCAACCAAATCAAAAG CTTGATGTGGACATAGCAACCCATATCCATGTCTATGACGATGGTCCTGACCGAAG CTTACTGTATGTAGAGGCAGCAGATAGACCTGGATTAATAGTTGATCTCGTCAAGATCATTACTGAAATAAACATTGATGTTGAATCAGGAGAGTTTGATACTGAG GGATTGCTAGCTAAGGCAAAATTTCACGTAAGCTACAAGAACAAAGCTCTCATCAAGCCCCTTCAACAG GTTCTGGCAAACAGTCTACGCTATTACTTGAGGAGACCAACAACAGAAGAGTCTAGTTTTTAA